The genomic segment ACTCCTGGTCGGCTTAACTCcggaggggataatttgcatattagctttttattatataggatatgtgtatatatacatatatgtatatataatgagGTATGCCCACCTCACTTTTAGCAAATGGGCAATTGCTAGAAATTACTGAAAGAGTTGATCATTATAAAActgattattataaaatttaatgatctctattatttaaaagaatgCCCTATGAGAGTCTATTTAAAATACTTTGCATGACAGCAGAAGTATTGTATTAATTCAGTACTCATCTTGACTTTCAGTAATTATCTTGGAAATACATAGCATATCCGGATAACTCAATTCATACATTTGATTTCTAAGAAGAACAATTAAGGCTTTAGATTATTTCTTGCTCCAGGTAAATAATACCATGTACTCTAAATGCCTATGGCCTATGGCCATGACTCATGTGTCAGGGGCTTTCTCATGCCTCCGGGTGTTAAATGCCACCCCGGACTATGCTATGCTGAGATAGAAGATGTAGCAGAAAGGAAGACAAGCTAGTAACGATGGTAGAAGAAAGACATTCAAGCACCAAGAGTACAGACCTTCCTGAAACAAGCAGAGAGAGCTTGTCGATGGAGGTTTTCCCCTGCATGGCATAGCAGTGCTCCTTTTCCAAAGTAACCACTTCAGAGCTCAGAGCAATCGTTCTGAAGACGGGCATAGGGGTCCCCAGAGGCTGGAAAATGGAGCTGTACATCAGCTGGAATTCTCGGGCAAAGGTTATGCTGCGCACTTGATATGCAATGTGAACAAACTGCATGAAGCAGATGACGAAGAGCACAAAATGCCAGGAGAAGATGTCGGCGGCACAGACGTCGACCCAAGCCCAGACAGCAGTGCAGAGAAAACCCAACCCCAGCAAACTGAAGACATAAAGGAGTCCGAAGAAACCACTGCCACCCATAAAACCTACTACAAATAGAATACTGGCAAGATGATAGATGGCTCCCTCGGCCTCTTGCTTCCAGCTTGTGCAGACGGGGTGTTCATCTATTAGGTTCTTCCACACAGTTGAATTTCTCTCCATGGCTGTACCGCCGCCTGGTTCACTTTCCCGTTGATGTTAGATGATATCGAAATGAGTAATCAAGTCCTTTGCTTTTCCATCATCTGAGTTTCGCTAAATCCTCACAGAACCGGAGAAAGCCTGGTCACTGGAGTTGTGGTGATTAAGGGTTTGGTGTGTATGGATCTTGAAAAACGAAGCATCCCATGCTGGCTCCGTTAAGTTCATCTGGGCTCCTGATTTAGATCTAGACCATGAGTATTGTGTGGTTTcctatgtaagaaaaaaaaaaggatctagTTAAACAAGGAGAACTGAGACACGTATTTAATAAATCACCAATATTACTTATTCAAGATGAGCTCCTATTTTCCATAAAGTTGGAGTATGTTAAGCACCAATGCTGTCAAGTGTTAAATTTCTAGGAGATGCAAATTAGTTTTCAGAGTTAtgcttattaataataaaaaaaaactattaacagGCACTTTGGTATTTGTTAGGATTAGCTAGCTACATATTTTTCAAGGGAGCTAAGTGCTATAGTCAGCCAGTTTCCATAACAGTAGTTCCGTGTACCTCAGAGTCCCTTGGGAAAGTGACTAAAAGTGCAGATTCATAGACTGTTTCCAAGACATGCTGACTCAGAATCTTCTCTGGAGGGAGGGCTACAAAGTTGGTTATTTAGAACAAGCTTCCTACATGATTTTGATGCCTCAGTGCCTGGCCCTCGATGGCCCACCCTCTGAGAGACGCTGTTTGACAATGTTATTCATGCCTTACAGATGAAGAATTTGAGACTCAGAGAGGCCAAGCAATTTATCCCAGACCACACAGAGGTCGGTGGCAGAGCAGAACATCAGCACTCGAGCCCGTATGCTGGACCCCATCCTGTGGCCTCCTCCGAAAGATGTTTTACATTAGGCACTTTAAGGAGCCCTAATACATACATAAACCACCATCTGGTAATTGAAGTCAGATATTAAGAGCTGTAAAATAGGCTGTAAAATGTGCAGTGACTTAGATCAAAATTATTTGAGAAATATAAATTCAGTTCTACTTTACTGTATTAGAGGTTATTTCAGAGTAAAGGTTGCCTCcatataactaaataaatatgaCAGTTCCTGCTACTGGCATATTTATTTACCAGATGGCCAAAATGTTACCGACTTGTTCCCCTACACATACATTCTCTGCCCTTTCAGCCATATGGTAAAAATGCTAATATGTGATCTGAGTCACATATTTAAACCACGACGACAGAGCTGTAGGATATGTGTCCTTTATCACCAGGTTTCTTAACAATAAATGGCTTCGATGTTCTGAAGCATTAGATGGATGCTTTAAAGTCATAATTAACATTCAAAACCCTTGAACTTGTGTGCTATATTTAGGGTTATTTTTGAGACAGATTATTCCCAGAACACCTGTTAATAAAGTATCAGGTATCACAGATTTTGTTTCATAGAAGAAATATGCACACGAGGTGAAAATGACTTGGCTGAAGTTTGAAAACAGGAACAGAACTAGACATGGCAAGAAAGCTGCTGCTTTATTGAAGTTCCTGATTTGCCATCTTGGATAGGGATTCTTTTGTCAGCAAGTAATGACTTCAAGAATGCTTACCAGGTGAATcattaaaataagcaaaataacaataacagtaaCTAGACCTATAACTTAcagtgatatttttgttttgactCAACTTCCTTTCCAATACATTTCAAGCATTCTGCGTCCCCCTTATTATCACCTCCCCCCACCAACACTCTGAGGCTCAAGGGAGACCAGCACCCTGAACATGTTTAATTTCtcctcttttaaataaaacacaaaactatctACTAGTGGatattcaaagaaaatttttaaaaatacagggaGGGGTGAGAACTGTGAAATACCAAACTGCAAATGTCAATCCCCCTGCTGTTTTGCTTTTAACAGTAGGGTATTTTCACTTAATCACTTCCTCGGGATGCCCAACAGCCACCACTGCCAGTACTAAAGAGCACTGCTCGTGGAGCTCTGAGCTTTGGTTTGAGCTTCCTTAAAAATTTATAATCCTTGACAAAATGTTAAAGTGATTCTAGTGGGGAAAGGCCATGTAAACCGTTTGTGGCAGTTCAGAAGGGAGCTTATGGATATCTTGCCCCCTTAAAATGCTGACTTGGGGGATGTATTTGGGCCACGTATATTCCAGGAGCGTGACCCTCTATGATTGTAAGAGGAACTGTGCTTCGGGTCCTTTCCAGTTGGCTTCGGTTTCAATAAGCTGCTACCAAGCCATCTTCTATCCTTGATACTGTATCACCGCCCTGATTACATTACTCCACACCCAGCCTTTCTCCACTTGGTGTGTTTTTACTCAGTCATCAAAACAGATGCACTTTATTAGAAGAGGAAGAACTGACAGGGGCAGGTGCTGAGCATGAGTGTTCCTTTGCTATGTGCCAGCAGTGCTGCGTGAACGCTGAACATGATTCATCAGCCAGCTGCTAAAGGCCTGCAGGCCTTAAGTCATGTTTTTGGGTAAATAAACGCTGGAATGCTAAAGTGGCACAATGGATACATTAGGCAACAAAATCTATCTTCCCTACAAAAGAAGTTAGCACACGGAGATGCAAATGATGGGAGACAAACCTGAATGCAAATGAATGCAGTAATTccaagcacccccccccccctcttttctttataaaatttaagaCCTTGAGTAGTTATATAAAGGAAGGTATGAAATGTGATATAAACTTGGTGGCAAACTAATGAAGATTAGCTCGGAAATGGCATTGATCTGTTCAGAACTtgtacatttattatctcatggcACCACGCTGATTGTCACGAGGGAGGCAGGATCTAAATCATCATGCCAGCTCACAAATGAGAAAAGCCGGGCACGAGATTGGTAAAGTCGCTTGCTTCAGGTGAAAGAGGCAGTAAGTCACCCCAGCGGGTGGAAGTGCAAGTCCCCCTCCGCTCAGCTTCTTGCCTctccagcagccactgccacctTTCAAGGACATCGACCTGATATATTAATGTGTTGGGAGACCTAAGTGGGATATTCTGCCAGTACTGGTTTGCCGGGAAAATAATAATCCCAACAGTGCATATTTAAGACCTGCTATATCCGCATGCACTGCTCAATCCATAATGCTTAGACTACTACAAGGGACAAAGGCATAGAAAGCCACTCATGGAATGATTTGCTTTATTACTATTCAACATCGACTAATTTCCTCTCCTAGATTCTGAAATTCTTAAGGGACAAAGAGAAATGTTTTCGCAGTTCTAACCCCTGGCACTCAATGACTGTTAATTGAATGCATTGGTGCAGAGCAGTgacttttaacctttttcatctcatggcatacataaagtaattgctaaaattctacagcacaccaaaaaatatatatatattttgccaatctgacgaaaaaataggtataattttaattcattcacaccggatggctattgttgtgttgggcgttgtcattttttaatttgacaatctaagggaaaagaggccagtgccctgactaaatagtcaagtattgtatgttttaaaaattcttgggccACACTGGGTTGAAAATCGTTGGGGTAGAGGTGCAAACACTCTGCCTTCTGGATTCCAAGTCTCCATCCAATTTAATAGATGGTCTAACTTCTGTCACCTAGGGGAACAGATGTGGGGAAGATCCCAACATCCAAGATAGTTCAGTACAAAGACATTATGGAATTGGGACAtcacttatttaaaactagaggcccggtgcacgaaattcgtgcactcaggggtggtccctcagcctggcctgtgccctctcacagtctgggacccctcaggggatgttcaactgacgGCTCAGTACcgctcagttggacatccttagtgctgctgcagaggcaggagaggctcccgccactgcctttgcactcaccagccatgagcccggcttctggctgagcggtgctccccctgtgggagcacactgaccaccagggacagctcctgcattgagcatctgccccctggtggtcagtgcgtgtcatagacaccagttgttctgctgttcatttgatttgcatatttgccttttattatataggatgtctggcATAACTCCAAATTCACAGGGGGAATCCTTTTGTCTTCTTACAACCTTGAGCTCCTTAAAGAAAGCAATTGAATTACTGATATGATTCAAAACAACtttggccctgactggtgtggctcagttgtttgggcattgccccctgcaccaaaaggctgcggtttgattcccagtcagggcacatcaatgtttctttttctctcgctcccttcctctctctctcaaatcaataataaaaaaatatatatccctggctgaagattttttaaaaatgaccctTCCCTGGCTCCACCCCAGAACTACTAAGCCAGGAAGATGAATCTCTAAGAAGCTCCCAGTTTATCCCTATGCACACTCATGTTTGAGAGGCATTGTTTTATGTTGTTCTTGAATGGCCTCTGAATTATCGCTGCTTGTTTTCAGGGCCTCAGCGTTGTCCGTTCCTGTTGACCACTAGCCTGTCTTTCTCTGCTGATTACTTGGTGCGTTGCTCTTTGATCCCTACTTGTCCTGCTGTGGCTGTAGTACTGGTGTTAGCATACCATTCTGTTATGTAGTTGGTCCATTTCGCATTACTACTTAACAGAATGGATCTAGTCTTAGCTGTATCCCTAAACaactatgagattttttttatttttttttttactatttctagACGTGTTTCCTCAGTGGTAAGATGAAAAAGTTGAACAAAATAATATGAGGTCCTTTTAGTTCTAAAATAACATGACTCTTATGTGGAATATAAGATTGATTACTCCAAATGTGGGTCAAAATATAGAGTGGAGTGGCAAAACTGAATTAAGACTGCAGGTCTTAACAGCAGGTTTATGTTTGGGGCCCAAATCTAGAGGTGTTTCAATGAATTACTTAAGGCCTGTGTTGGGAGCACAGACACTGGCATTTTCTCCCATAAATTTATTAGGGATTTTGATGTACAACCAAAAGAACTACTGAACTAAAGACAGGAAAGGGGGTCAGGGTCAAGAGACATCAGAACATTCTGTAGGCTCTGAGTTTtctttgtctgtttatttttagagagagaggaaggaaaagagtggggaagagagaaacatcaatgtgagagaaacaattgGTTGCCTATTATATGCACCTCAACTagggaaggaacctgcaacctaggtatgtgccctgatggggaatcgaacccacagccttttggtgtataggatgacatttcaaccaactgagccatccagccagagAGAGACCCTGAGTTTTTATGGCCTTTATTACCTGTTTGTAGGCTTCCATcatatattatattacattataatgatggatataatatcctaatatataaaaaccctgggttgcaACGACCAGTAATGACTGGAGGATGAGCAatcagaagtcagtgctggcctcGTCCCCAAGCcagcggtaaggggcaatcaggcaggcaggcagaggggttaggggtgatcaggtaggcagactaGTGGTTAGGgtagatcaggtaggcagatggcccctcacagggctggccccacccccaagcaagcggttaggagcaatcaggcaggcaggcagagtgattaggggtgatcaggtaggcagaccagtggttaggggtgatcaggtaggtttaccagtggttaggggtgatcaggtaggtaggtgagcggttaggggcgatcaggcagatggcccctcgcagggctggccccaccccccagcaaagaaagagggagctCAGGGaggccaagccattgcaccccagcctgtcgcctgcagagggaggccactggtggcaggggagggggggcagcgctgcacagatggcaagtagtggcagcagtgggggtggggccagctgcctgcagcccaggggaggaaagccccaataggccctgatctcagtccaggcctagggatcctacc from the Eptesicus fuscus isolate TK198812 chromosome 10, DD_ASM_mEF_20220401, whole genome shotgun sequence genome contains:
- the POPDC3 gene encoding popeye domain-containing protein 3, which translates into the protein MERNSTVWKNLIDEHPVCTSWKQEAEGAIYHLASILFVVGFMGGSGFFGLLYVFSLLGLGFLCTAVWAWVDVCAADIFSWHFVLFVICFMQFVHIAYQVRSITFAREFQLMYSSIFQPLGTPMPVFRTIALSSEVVTLEKEHCYAMQGKTSIDKLSLLVSGRIRVTVDGEFLHYIFPFQFLDSPEWDSLRPTEEGTFQVTLTAETDCRYVSWRRKKLYLLFAQYRYISRLFSVLIGSDIADKLYALNDRVYIGRRYHYDIRLPNFYQLAGPEKPRSPLIGHFRNSRQHCDK